A segment of the Ipomoea triloba cultivar NCNSP0323 chromosome 1, ASM357664v1 genome:
TCCCATCTATCTCCTACAGCTGCCAGGAATCCAATGTGTGTTTGTACTaccaaacaaaatataattccATAAAATATGCTTTATCCAATATCCTCCCTCTTCCTATATACGCATACCTGCCTGCATGTTTAAGATTCCCTCGGGATCATCAATGCAACCCCCAGTTTTTCGCCTGCCTCCCTCCACATTTTTACAATATCCCACGCTATATAACTTACCATTCTAAATATCTTTGGAttttaagtttatatttttattttatttattatgggggccgtaaaaatatatgaattctATGCAACAATTTAATTTAGATATTCTTTTATGAAATTACAAATacaatttttagtttaaaaaaaccataatatttattaaaagcTTCTATCAATTAAACTTAATTAATGAATTACAGATTTTATTGTTCAAGTTTGCAAAGTatagttgatgataattatgaaaatgttacTGTATTTTTTTAAGATGTGATATGATCCATCTGATTTTTTCAGATGTAAGACTGAAATTagttcttatttattttatgcttgttctcatttgatcttaTATACATGGTCCGTTTCAGGTGAGAACCTATGTTTGGGTGTGAACTTGTATTTACCGTTTAAATGAGAGATCAATGATTGAGATGCTTGAAGTGGTGGAGTTGTGCATCTGATGCAATGGTACAATGGTGCAGTGGTGCAAATACAGTGGTGGAGTGGTGCAATGATATATATTTACCAGGTCAAAAACGTTATAAACCACAATATCAAGCAAGATCAACGATGCACAATGATACACAGATTCACATGTTAACAGTGATTCTCACTTGAAACTAaacgcacacatatatatatggttgaaaAATTGAGTTCCAAAAAATTATGATCTTGGGCTGACCATGTTAATACCTATAAAATAGCAATTACAGCAAGTAACATATTCTTCAAAAACATTGAATGTAAAGccaatttaaaaaagaatttacTAAACCCTAACTTTCAAACCTAATGGagatctaaaaaataaaaaggaaataaattcTAATTTAATGAGAAAATCCaatataaatagaaaataataaatataaaggaaattaattagtaattaccttaataaaaatagaaattttacACAAAATGAAACACCACGTAGGTACGTAAACCCTAATGTTGTCTTTAATTTGTGGGtctatatacacatacatagaATTTGTATTAAATACAAACACTATTGCAAGAGAGAACTAAGAATCACTCAAAGTCATAGATTTGAGGACAAATAATTAAGGACTTTAAAGTTATAAGAGGTgaaaaatgtggtgacattttAGTAAATAACTCATATCTTAAAGTGTAATTAATCAcactatggctatgtttggcaaacctagctgaaaaggtagctgaaagctgaaaagtagctgaaaactgaaaagctataagctcgaagctgaaatctgaagagctgttaaactagctgttatgcttaaaagtgtttggtaaaattagctttttgataacctgataaatgtaaaaagactaaaaagggcataTTCAtacaatttgaataattttaaatttaaataggtttgtttatatattaaaatataaaatagtgaaatcaatatatttaataaaatataatgtaagaacatatatttgaaaacatataaagtaaaacaaaatgtttataattcataagattagttcatacaaaaattaatgttcaaacacaaatgtcaaattgaaattacaaccaaacatattgaagagaaaaagccaaaaaggtttagccaaaaaggttttaattggaaagggtaaaagatgtcatttctttaaaataataaggttaaaaatggaaaaaaagttaggaagctactagcttattttgaaacgctaccttaagtagcgttcaaaaataagctcttattttaagctactagcttattttaggaaaatcaccaaacagagcttatagcttattagtagcttaaaataagctataagctcctaaataagctctgccaaacagagtcaaTAGGGTACAACCCGCATATGTATAAGTACAGTGAACATATGCACTCTATAACTatacttagggtgcgtttgctaacccggaaaatgatttcggAAATCTTTTTCCGAGCTTTTGGAGTTTGACaacatccggaaaatgtggtcaacggaaaacattttcctttgaccacggaaaatgagctcatttttccggaaaatggcttcgtgcgacgtttttttgtaaaaaaaaaaaattatttctaatttttaataaatattattagtttatatattttaaataaaataataaaaatatataattatacatttttactaatttttcactcattttccggaaaatgaaccaaacacacaagaCAGTTTTTtagagtacatccaaacaccgaaaatgactaatttttcagaaaacattcttcagaagtcattttcctactttccaaacacacccttaattgtATTCTATAATGTTGAAAACTGTAttttaaagtttgaattatttataaaaaatgccACTGTATTTTTCAATAGATAAGATGTATTATAATGTTGATAGTTACTCAGATCTCTTATGTACTAGAGGGCGGGAAACTCTACTTATGCATGGGGAGTGCGATGGAAGCAAAGTAGTGGTGGACACATGTATGACCAAGATTGAAGACTACCAGATGCCATACATTTGCCAACTATCTGGAAGGCCTTTCATATTATAAATAGTCACCCTTATTCTCCCTTTAGACGTCATCCCTGGGATCACTTAATCTCCTGGTCCAGTGATATTATTCAGGGTTCAATTTCTAGTAACTACGATATTATTCTTAGTCCATTCCTTGGACTATAGCCTACCCCCGTTCTGTACTTCAACACCCGAATAATGGTGTACCCGGTCCCAAGAAAACCATTAACTCCAAATCTATAAGttctatttattaattttgtctACTCAATTAGTTAAATTTTGTTACTAGCTAGTAGTTAATTAAACTCAAAATCCAGaagtaaaatttgtatatatgtataccaTTCTTCCTCTTcccattttataataaatattatccATCTTCCtccaattttatatattattatgtattgcTGTTTTATGAATCAAATGATTTAAACTCAATAtgacaaaaattataaaaagttaaaaaggtATTCCATATATACATACCCATTgttcaaacaaaaacaaaaaccaaaatcaaaaaataaattgtactccgtaattatttatatatagttatacacttatacatctaattttactaaaataaaaaataaaaaaaaacacatttggaaaactttttttttttcttttttagtatgACTCCAAAAAGATTTCAAAGTTtagatttttctaaaattatattgattttttttttaaaaaaaatgcattaaaaattaattgtgtTGATGATTGAGAgataaaatatgaaacataaaatacaataatttgGGCATACCTTTAATTTGCACTAACTTAATAAAGAACCAAACATTTGCAAGATTCAAAGATTTGCATATGTACTGTTTCAATTATGGTAGCTCTTATGTTCGCAATGATGGCCTTTCTCTTTGAGGTTTGAGGTGTACTTGTTGGAGAGTAAAAATGGGAATGCTTCAAATGAGAGATTGAGGACattgcaaaattttaaatttattattctgattttaagtttaataaaacttttattaagttttaatagTTTCATCTGATCTAATCATAGGTGAACAAACTACCAAGATAACAATTGAAGGGTGAAAAGTGACTTTAAGAAGAATTCAAAGATCAAAACGCTATTTTTCTTAAGTTGTGTAAAATTTCTATTAAGTTTTTAATGTTTTCGTCCAAACATGGGTGAAAAAAGCTACCAATATTACAAttgaaaaagtgaaaattggttatggaaaaaaaataaataaaggactGAGCAGTCAATCATTATAAAACAATTCAAcaactaaaaatgtcatttttaccaaatgtaaatattaaaatgttatatGCCATTATTTATTCAAACCTTCGAGCGAACTTGAGGTCTTTTTAAAGAATGTAAAATgcccaaaatttatttttagttcattttATCACATTCATTCAAAAGTCattctcaaattttaaaattattatgtgatATTATTATAAAGAATGTTGCattatttataaacattttttgaATTAAACACCCGTCTTTAAATCTACATGGGGAATGCATGCAATGAAATGTAACAActtttgtgtttatatatagtGTTGAATTTATTCGTGTAATAAAGCAATGGACATTAGTGGATGAggtaacacacacacacacacacacacacatatatatatatattcttaattttatattttgtcattccaaaattaattttgttaaaattgaaattatgtatatttaattatttattaattagagattaaaaaaatttgcaACAATATAAACCTGAAAATTGAGgcaaattaaacatagattaaACTTGTccaaatacataattatattagattttTCCTAAGATGTTGATTGACACTGATGTCAAGTTGTACCTGGCCGACCTGTTACAAACATGTACATAtgcttaattatatttgttactGATAACATTACCAGTTTACCACCATTCCACCAACAATACCAatacaactaaaaataattaccTATATAATTGTATCAACTACAATTCATCACcataaaaattccttttatattatacatacagcttgtatttaatttgtttctcatTGTCTTCTCTgctaaaattgtttttttttttcttcttttctttaattcCATGCATAAATGCATTGATTTGTATTCATTTGAAATGGATCGACCCCTACAGCCTAATGCCTGGCCTAACCCCACCTGACAGAGATTTGATAGTCTGATTTTATTACCCATTTTatggagtatttattattatgtacaCAGAGCTACCATAGCTTctatttgactatatatatgtatgcatgagAGTGAAGTTATAAGCTGAGATCAGGAGTTAGGACCACCAAATTAAAGCTATATGAATTCAAATATGATCTTTAATTTGTAATCATTCTCTTTCTCCTGCAATTCTTCTTCAAGTTTATAAACACCATTCATCAACTCAGAAAATTAAAGGGACCCTACCCTTGCCTTTACTCCTCTTCAATGCAAAATCAATTTTCAAATCAACCAAACAATTTGAAACCTaactcatttaatttgttaaagatttttttttttttaaataaatgttgtaaaaatttattgataatgatgttatattCATTTCAACTAGCTAGCTAGGTCAatgtttaataaaaaagaaagctAAGCAATCAAGATTCGAGATTATTAAACTTTTGGCTTAAATGCAACATTAAGATAAATAGTAAGATAAGAGGTTTGGTTGCTAAAACcctgtggtctagtggcattcggttgcactctcatatggaagggttgaatttgagccttagtggaggcgatgttgactttttgtagttcagtaggttgagaaagtaggaaaagaaaaaagaaaaaaaaaagaggagaagATTAGATGTTCGATCAGTGTTCATCTTCAACCAGTTCAATGTATGtttatatgaaggaaaaaaaaaggattaatatttgatgcaccgccggtgtatagatgctatacaccggcggtgaagaagaagatgtcacatcattaaataaaaaattcaatattaatcgggtccttttttgcaaaatatttaaGACTTGTATTTAATTAGGAAACTTTTTATTTCTTagtaacaaaatatatctactttcctaaacatatttatttattacttaattattatatatctaatttcctaATTATTCAATAGAATTGATCGGCAGTGTATAGCTTCAAATCATGCAATTCAATATTAATCCTTCCTAGGATTCATATGATATGATAATACTGAACGCAACATAGCAATTATATTGAATATAGACTttctaatttataatttaagaatttttaattttaattaacaaaagtAATCTAATTTCCTAATCGTTTTTATTAAATCTATATATTAAACACTCACGGACATATTAATTTGAAGCCATGTAATTCAATATAATTCCCAGGATTCATATGTGGCTCGTTTTATGTTTCATCGTTCTAGGATTCATTGTTCTCATCAAAATTTGTCCCAATTGGCAATTGTTGTCCATCTGTAATTAACATTAAATTAGTATATGTGGCTCGTTTTATGTTTCATCGTTCTAgtttacaaatttgatttttttacgTTATTCGATATTATTGTGtggagtattacattttaactttttaataaattttaaaatataatttaagtattacacaatatttgattaattgttgattttttacaTTATTGGATCCTGTCATTATCATataattatactaatttaataTGTTGAATTATATGAATCATGGGCATTATATTGAATTACATGGCTTCAAATTAATATGTCCGTGAGTGTTTAATATATAGATTTAATAAAAACGATTAGGAAATTAGATGacttttgttaattaaaattaaaaaattcttaaattataaatataataatttagaaagtCTATATTCAATATAATTGCTATGTTGCGTTCAGTATTATCATATCATATGAATCCTGGGAAGGATTAATATTGAATTGCATGATTTGAAGTTATACACTGCCGATCAATTCAATTGAATGATtaggaaattagatatataataattaagtaataaataaatatgtttaggaaagtagatatatattgttaataaaaaaataaagagtttcctaattaaatattttgcaaaaaaggacccgattaatattgacttttttatttaatgatgtgacatcttctccttcaccgccggtgtatagatgCATCAAATATTATTGTAAAGGTAGAAGTTGATTCTAATTGAGAAGTCTCACTTAAGATTTTCATGAACATTTAGCGGTAGATTGGAGTTCGATCTCTGTCCTGAACATTGGGAGTTTGAATTTGGGATGAGTTCTTTGTATGTAGAAGTGTAAAGTTCGGTGTTGAGTCTCAAAGCTGGATAAATTATTGAATCTAAATGCTAGATTGACACGATTGACCTCATCATAAATTTAGAGACGAATTCATAGAGTTTAGAATATGGTCTGATATAGCAGGGATACCTCAgtttttttaaacaaacaaaagtaGGGATTCCTAgttaatcattaaaaaaaatgaagaattgattCAAATTGTGTTACAGAAGAAGCAAACAACACACTTCCACACTACTTCCAATTCTACGTGCATACCCCAAATAGTACAAAACCATTTATCacattcataataataaatacaaatacatgacccccccccccccccccccccccttccctTGCTGCTCTGCATCCCCACTTTCTGGAAAACTATCCTCTGCCTTTCTGGTCCAAGTAAAATTATTCCCTCTGCAATGTTACGTATTCACCTAACAAAACAACagcaccaaacttttaaaaaaaaaattgtttttaacaACATGCAATATAATACTACGACTACTACTACCAGATACATAACAAACTATAATCcttactttttaaataatttttatagtaCAATGACATGCAACACATAATTGTTGTTTGTTTAAAGACTTAATTCcttactttttaaataatttttatagtaCACTGACATGCAACACATAATTGTTGTTTGTTTAAAaacttaattccatttttttcctattttctaaatttataagtgacaGTCTCGTTTTAatccgttttttttttatcagaagaGCTCGAATCCACAAAATTTCTCATTTAGGAAGTAGAGTAGGACAAGGAGTCGGGTAGAGTAAATAGGTGGTAGGGGAAGGGTACGAGAGGAAGTAACTACTAAAATTGGATGGGTGAAATCCGGGTTGGgtaagacgggtcgggtcattCATACCCGTTACCTGTCGCTCACTCATTAGCTATCTGATCTGTAATCACTTTCATGACCCTCTGACAGATCTTCTCTAACGGCATTCCCATGTGCCTTGTCACCGTAACGGAGTCTGGACCACATGTTCTGTTCATCCCACCGTAATACCCCTTTTTATCACCCTCAAATCCCCACTTTGCCCCTCCCCAAACTTCTCTTTTTCCCTTTCTGCCCATACGGCCATACCCACTCAGAGTGACACACCGCTCTCGCCTCACTCACTAGTCACTTTTCACACATACACTGCATGTATATATCGAAGCggttatatatacacatgtatacATACATTCATTCAGGCACGCCTCTATGTATGACTTGCAGAGACGACGGATGGAGGAATACTTGAGAAGATGTGAGAGAATGGGGGAGACGGCGGCCGAGATGATGGATCAGTTTGGAGCTTTGAAAACGACTATGGCCGTTGAGGCGGTTACGAGCTTCCGCgacgaggaggaggaggaggacgGTGATCTCGACGTGAATTTCTCGGGAAATTCGGTGTCTCCGGCCGTCTCTGCGACGTCCGTTCGTGCTCCGTCAACGTCGAAGAGCTCAGGCGCCGCACGTCGCAAGTCAAGAGAGGTTGCGAATGACATCTGGAGATCTTTGGATCTGCAGGTTAAACGTCTTCAAAATTTAACTTCACATTTATTTCGAGTGTAGTAATGCTCTTTCAAATTTCGTTTGTCACGCTCTTTAACTGCCTAGCACTAAtagtacacttttttttttaatattttatttttaaaatttgaatttcaggAAGAGGATTTCGTAACCGACAATTCAGATTATTATTTCCATTGCAGTTTCAGGTATTTAACTCTCGCTTCActcaaattatttttcttaatcaCAGCGcctcttcattttttttgaaactgATATATGCATATGAATCGTGAAAGACgacaatatatgtatgtatatatagcatAGCGCTAGCTATCTGTGTGAAATCATAGCTGTGTTTCTTCTTCAAAATCTTGAAATTCAATTCATTCAGACGAATTTAATTTGTCTAAATTTTGCAGCAGAGAGACGACTCCAACTAGCGATCAGCACCGCGGAGACACAGAGGCAGAAATGGAATCCCCGGCTAGGGCGAAAAAGAAATCCCGAGAGGTGATGAATCGTCGGGGTGGGAAGGCAGCGGCAGGGAATAAGCCACCAGCGGCGGAGATAGAAGAGTTCTTCACGGCCGCCGAAAAGTACGAGCAAAAGAGATTCCAAGAAAAGTAAGTGAAAAAAAAGTAGCTAGCGTCTCCGATCCCACGGAGTGCGCATGAGAAGATGAATTATCACAACACGTGCTCCATCCATCAACTCATAATAATTTTACCTtcaataaaccaaaaaaaaaaagttgtagcTATATACATATAGTACTGCATTACTACACATATACGTACTAATAATACAAAGATATAGCGGCGGGCGGCGGATTATGATGGTTGTGGTTGTTGTGGCGTGCAGGTACAACTACGATATCGTGAAGGACGTGCCTTTGGAAGGTCGGTACCAGTGGGTTCGGTTGAAGCCTTAGTCTAGACAAGTGAAGATCGATCAGATCAGAtatgcagaagaagaagaagaagaagaagaagatcagatAAGAATTAAAGATGGAGACAAATGTAGGTTAACTTGTGTTATCCATCCATTATTCATCCATCCATCCCTACGTCCGTTATCGTTTTCGGCAAATATCTGCTCCTCCATCCACTCACCTTTTTTAGTCAAATTTAGCTTAGCTGTCGTCTTTGTACAGTACGTACGTTCATCTCCACCGCCATTGACGTCGTAGTACTCCATCTCCTAATTTCCATTTCTAcattaattattttgcatgCAATGCTCTATCTTCAGCTGTATCTTttgagtattatatatatgtcgacaatatttatatatctgcattatatttcattttttggttgggtaaaacatatataatttgcttttttttttcttcttacggccgttgtatatatttattcaattcaATCGGTTCAGAATCAGTAGTACGTCCGCAGCTTTGTTAGAGCATATTTTGGGTGTTTGTTATATATGTTGGATCTGTTGTAGTATTTGGAAAGTACACCGTATTTGTCGCAAGGGTTGAAACGTTTCCCACGGAAAGTGGGCATGCATGAAGCGAATCATCATATATGGTTGCTGCAAGTAATGATTAATTAGAAGATGCATATCTATAATATTTATTCTGACCTTCATTTGAATAGTCACAAATATGTCATTGAGCTACATGTTAATTTACTTGGCAACCCCCACTGGTGTTCGAACCTGTAACCTCTCACTTGGAAGAGTCACAACTATGTCGCTCGACTATAAAATCTTTAGATTTTATACACGAAAATTATTAGTTTTGATAAATATTAGTTGATTGATTAGGAAAATTTGTtgttagacaaaaaaaaaagttatagaGTTAGTGTAGTGGGAATTGAATAAGCTAAGGGGCGTCCATTTTAGGTGTTTGACGCAGtgatttgaatatttgatgATGAAATGAGAATTTTGAAAGGAGGAAAAGTTAGGATTGGTGTGATGAGTAGGGCGGGGAGGAGCAGCACGTGGCGTGGGTGGGGGTGGTGGGGGAAGTGGGGGTCACACTGACTTCCATGTGCTTTGGATCTGATGCCGTAATAATTGTTAATTCAAAGAGGCCAGGACCGAGGAAATGATCGGAGAATGTTGtgacttttaaattaaatattgtcaTCTATCACCACAAAAGGAGACCAAGAATTCGAGGTTTAAGTTGGCAATGAGTCCTCAATACATCCACTCATATTTGTTAATTCTTTTGTTTAGACTAAGATACAATTTTCACCATTTAAATCCCATTTTATAGCAAATATTAGGtgattatttaatatttgtaaGATCCCATCTTagtttgatttataaaaaaagttCACAGTCATTATGTGTTTTAAACGGGAGAATCAAATCTGAGTTCTTCTGAAATTTTTTCCCACAAAGAGAACTCGTTTATCACTTAAGGTACCACATTGAGTTAGGTGAAGTCTATCTTATAACTTTGATTAGTAAATGACCACAATAAGGTaagctaatttttcttaaaGGTAAGCTAATCTAAGCTGTTCATATTTGACAACTTTTCAACAGAGATCTCTAAACTTTAGCCTTAGATTATCTCAAGTTGATTAGATTCTACTTTTCATGTAGATTAGGATTAGGTTTTACCACATGTAAGTACAGATGGGCATTCAACAAGCTATTCAATTCAAGATCTATGTACTCATCATCAATACAAGATATTGAGTTTGATTTTTCCATTTcgaattttcatataaaaattattttgcaatttcagatctcatatttaattttcatatcaaTAAAGAGAATTGGGCAATGAGCCATATatataagctttttttttttttagaagtcaGCCATATATATAAGCTTGATTGTTGTCTAACCTAAACTTTTTTAatgtatgattaaaaaaaaaaaaaactaactctAGAATTTATCAGAAATGTTTGCTCTCTATTTTAGACCTAACttcttttaatttatacacTCCAAATCTTTTTGTACATgaagaatataaatatatttattatttaaaattttagcccATGCTCCTACGTAATCGTTATATCGTAGACCAAAATTCACCATGAGCATCGTGAACTTTGGTCTGGATTATCTAGatacttttaattaattgattatgcACATTTACTAATAATTGAATATACATAACATATTaactaaatatacataataactgaatatacataatatgtaaattgaaagtacataatatattaattgtatatacataatttggaccatggtccacaatgcacatGGTGGATCATGAtcaatgatataatttgcgctaaATTTGTATTTCTCAATTAAGTTTATAGTAGTAAATCtactaatttaccaaaaaaaaaatagtagtaaGTCTACTCAGTCAGTTTGCTTATTGTAGTGGAAGAACTACGTACATTAATCATTATTTTTAGTAGAGATATTAAATTATCCATTTTA
Coding sequences within it:
- the LOC115996681 gene encoding cyclin-dependent kinase inhibitor 7-like isoform X1, whose protein sequence is MYDLQRRRMEEYLRRCERMGETAAEMMDQFGALKTTMAVEAVTSFRDEEEEEDGDLDVNFSGNSVSPAVSATSVRAPSTSKSSGAARRKSREVANDIWRSLDLQEEDFVTDNSDYYFHCSFSRETTPTSDQHRGDTEAEMESPARAKKKSREVMNRRGGKAAAGNKPPAAEIEEFFTAAEKYEQKRFQEKYNYDIVKDVPLEGRYQWVRLKP
- the LOC115996681 gene encoding cyclin-dependent kinase inhibitor 7-like isoform X2; translated protein: MYDLQRRRMEEYLRRCERMGETAAEMMDQFGALKTTMAVEAVTSFRDEEEEEDGDLDVNFSGNSVSPAVSATSVRAPSTSKSSGAARRKSREVANDIWRSLDLQEEDFVTDNSDYYFHCSFRETTPTSDQHRGDTEAEMESPARAKKKSREVMNRRGGKAAAGNKPPAAEIEEFFTAAEKYEQKRFQEKYNYDIVKDVPLEGRYQWVRLKP